CAACGTACCTGTTTTAATAaccgatctctctctctctctctctctctctctctctcgccggtCTCTTGTTAAAAATGCGGAACAGTTTGCTTGAATCGTGCgcgagaaattaattaagcgaattgtaacatttctaattttttaaaattatcgttGTAATTTGAAATGAGAAAATTTTCAGGATGCAGGACTTAGAGATTGCAGTTACGCGAAAACAAATGTTGAAAATGaaatgtagatttttttttctatacagaGCTGGTGCATTTCAGTCGTACCATTCGCGTTGCATTTTTCGTTTCCTTTCTCGTACAAAGCATGAATATACACTTGTTTCGCGCGGAGTAAAGGAAAACGTAGCTAAAATGGATTGACCTAAAAACTCGATGCTGACTCGCGGGTTAATGCATCCCGCGAGTGAGCGGGGAgggaagataaataaaaaaaaagagagagagaaagtaccGCGTGCAAATGCGCTATCTTTCCTGCCCCGACCGAAGCAGCGAAATTTCGCGCGCGGCGAAAATGCAGCAGACGTTCTTAACGATCGCGGCGGCGTAATGAGATACGAGGATTCTGTTTCCGGCGGAAATCGCATGGAGGAGAACCGCGCCCGAGGGAGACGCGCGAGCCGAAACAAACCGTCACTTTCGACGACCATCAACTCGATTGCCCATCGCCGCCATTGGTCCGTCGCGAAAAAGATAACGGCCGTGTCCTACGGGAAACATTCAATCGGATCTCCTTCAATCTCAACGTCGTCGATGAGGCCGCGCAATCTCGGAGATTATGATGTACCGTTAATCAAAAGATATTCGTACACgctacacaaaaaaaaaaaaaaaaaacaacgaaAGTTTGGACGCGTCCAGATGAAGATCGTTCCGCTCTGCGAATCTCGCACCGAGCGTTTTGCGCGGTCAATGAGCAACGCTTTCTGCATATGCTGCGCAACGGATtcaatgtgttttttttacgGCTGGCGATCGTTTTTGCTGCCTTTAGATTCGTTCATCTCACTCTTCTTATTTTACATTCCCGAGTATCATGCGTTCGCACCCGAATAAAGTCTATTATTTGAGATAATAGGAAAAAATCGCCGATAAAATTACTCCGAACAAAGAGTTTCCTTTGGAATAACGTAACGTTCTCACCTGCTCGCTTTGAGTATCGAGGGCCGAAGTGGCTTCGTCCAGCAGCAGAACTCGAGGATTTCTCAATAGCGCACGTGCGATCGCTATTCGCTGCTTCTGCCCGCCACTAAGCTGAGTGCCCTTTGATCCCAGTCTCGTATCGTAGCCCTAAATGagcgagaaagaaatagaattataCTCGTCagaaatacatttaacattgtgaaagaaatatattataaaatactaataatattatagatattaatacaatatttctttcgtCAACAACAACAAACAACAAACTATTGTATACTTTTTCAAACAATTCCGATTTAAAAGGttgtttaattgaatttatgttTAACGGCAGTGCGAAAATCTGCGAAACGTAACATTTGCACGttgctattatttataatagcaaCGTAAAATACTCTCGCTTCTCTTTTAAACGAGCTCCAGGCTCTTCTCGCGTGCAACTCATCACACGCGACATGCATCACGGCAGCGACATCGAACAACTGACCAGCGGCAGCGAGGCGACGAACGTATGGATGTTCGACATTTTGGCGGCCTCGATGATCTCGTCCATGGACGGCTGCCTGCTGTTGTCGCCGTAGGCGATGTTCTCCGCGATCGTTCTGTCGAATAGCACCGGCTCCTGCCCGACGACACCGAGCTGCGATCTGAGGGTGGCCAGCGAGACCGAGGCGATGTCACGCCGGTCCATAGTCACGTTGCCGGAGATCGGGTCGTAGAGCCGCTGCAGCAACTGAATGCAAGTGGATTTCCCGCAGCCGCTCTGGCCCACGAGGGCGACCATCTGACCCGTCTTCACGATCAGATTCAGCCCTTTGAGCACCGGCATCTCCGATCGCGTCGGATAATGGAAGTCGACCTTCGAGAACTGTATCAGGCCGTCCGCCTTCTGCGagggcaaaaaaaaaaacacaggGCGACTCGTTAGCCGGGCGGAGATTCGCGTTAATCCTGTAATTTACGCGCCGTCCCCAAATCTCGCGATACGGACGCGGGGAGAGACGCGAAGGAGTGATCTtgcctcgtttttttttccttcttcagACTTGTATGCcgataaaaagataattattgcAACGGTCGGATCGGCCGGGGATCGGCAGAGATAATTAACGCGAGTAACTGCGCTTCACAATTCATTTGCGCCAAGTGAATTCCTAAACAAATATAACGGTGCCTGCGGCTCTCCACGAAATCCGCGTCGCGTCTCGAACGTAATTAATGAAACGCAATCAAACGGCCGTAAATTTCTCGCGGATGCTCCTGCATCGTTTGCACAGACGTTTTCCGACTTGCGCGCGTGCAAACACCGCGCGATAAAAccgtaaataaaatagaaaacatcGCGTTTCGAAGATTAAACATGCAATTAAACATGCAATTAAACATGCATCCGGCAATCAGCGGTGTTTACGGCAAGGCGTCATCGAATTGATTTGCGCGTTTGCCGCGCGCTAATCATCAAAATCCCCGCGTGCTCTACGCGACGTGATTACGTAAGCAGTTTGCCGAGTGCATTGTAAATCACGCGACTCCGTTAGAGATCACGGATTTTAACGGGAAACTAATTCCCGTTAATTATTCGTTAAACAATGCAATAGTATTTAACGTGTAAATTTTACGCGGAAAATCTTACGCGAGTCCGTTTCTGCGTCTTGCGAGATAACGGCGATTATTAAACGCGCTTTTAGGAAAATTTCCGAGAATCACGAAAACACGGAAGAGTCTGCGTAGAAAATTGCTGATAATTTTGCTCCTTGAAATTGTCCCCGAGATCCGTGCGtgacgattttattttttatatataaaatgtccgAAGATTCCTTCGCACTCTTCAATTCGATTAATTTTAGTTCGGTCGTTCGGTTAGCAActcatttactttatttacaaGGGAAATTATTCGACAATGAATACGCGAATCACGTCGATGTCCAATAACAACTCATCGACGCGTACGTTAAAACAAATCACTAAGGGTAATAATTTTACGATTCAGTAGGCAATTTAAATGCTGTGTTCAGTGTCGCGCGAATTTCGATTAACTTTGTAAGagagattaattaaaagttacagcTAATTATGAACGCGTCCTGCACTTCGCTGCTTTATATTCTTTAGCGAATTTTCAGTTTCTCCCTCAGCAAAATTCATTTACGCGTCTCTATCTTTcgttcgttattattatttaacgttAAACATGTCGCCCGCTCAAAGCACGCTATAATTTGAATCGCgcaaacattatttatttaatgaccGCCGCTAAATAAACATACAAaacgagggggggggggaatggTGTGCGATGGCCAAAACGCGTTGTGTACCTGCGGCTTAAACGTAAACCAAGTTTACACGCATATGCGAGATATCAAAGCGAGAGCCTCACCCAATCTGAATCCTGTCCCTCTGATCCCGGTGGCGAGGTGATTTCCGGGACTCTGTCGAGCAGCTTGAAAATCCTGCCGGCCGATATCTTGGCCGTGTTGAAATTGGGGGCGAAGGCGAGCGCCTGCCCGAGCATCCACGAGCCGAAGATCAACGCCTCCGACACCTTGATGACCTTCTCGTAGCTCAGTCCTTCCCTGGCCACCAGGTAGCCGCCATAGTAGAGACTTATAGCATAGCCGAACATCGGCACGGTCTGCCCACACGAGTATACCAGTCCCCTAAGCCTGTTCTTGACCTTGGTCGCCTGGGCGACGAGGTCCAGTTCCTTGCAGTACCTCTGGTAGAAGGCCTCCTCCCTGTTGAGGCTGGCTACCGTACGTATGTGCGTTATCGCCTCAACGGCCACCCGGGTGGCCGACTCcatcttcttcttctcctgcATACCCTGACCGCCCATGACTCGCGCCTCGAAGAACACCGAGACGAGCACCAGCGGGATCGACACCACCGAGACCAGCGTCATCTTCCAGGTGTAGTACATGGATATCCCGATGCCGATCACGAGGGTGGAAAAGGCCTGGAGCATGGACCCGACGCGGGTCCCGGTCGCGCCCTGAACCGCCGCGGCGTCCGACGACAGCCTCGCGCAGAGCGCGCCCACGCTgttcgcgtcgtcgtcgtaccAGCCCATATCCTGCTTCAGCATCGCGGTGAACGCCATCTTCCTTATTCGCGTCGTCATACGCACGCCGGACAGGCCGAACATGTGCATCTGCAGGAAGGTACCGAGACCGGTCAGCACGCCGACGACGATGAAGAGTATCGAGAGGGTAATGACCTCCTTCATGGTCTCGTCGGGGTCGGGGATGTTCAATATCTTGTAGATGTCACCGAATAGTATAGCGAAGGCGGGGAAGGAGGCTCCGACCGTTGCCGCCGCGATGCATCCTGCAAGAAATCGCATTAAGATTATTCTCCCTCACTTATCGAGACGAGTCTTTGTACCTTCGACTCGTAAGATGTGTCCAATAAttctatcataaatttatcatcCGTTCCTGCTATCAATGTTCCTCGTTATTAGTTGGAAATTACCGATTAAATTGTACGGCCATTCCGGTCTGTTCAGCCCGAATATCCTCATCATAGGCGCGTCGTAGGGTTTCTCCTGCTCGTCCAATTCCTCCCCATCCGAGGACTCGGATCTCGCGAGAGATAGTCGATGGGAGTGCGCGGATAACGTTGAGAATTGCTTGTTCAATGGCGGATTTATCTTCATCTTCGTCTTCGGGGTGGACACCGTGCTCTTGGTTTTTGTGACCTTATCTATATACGTTGGCAAGTAgcagaaaattaattgtgtaCCTGATCATCGCACGAAACATCGCACGTGTGTTATACAAAATACGTTTCCGAGCTGAAGCGCACCTTTAGCCACTGCTTCCGCATGGGCGGCATGCAGTCCGTAATAGTGTTTTTTGAGCGCCATTAACTCCTCGTGAGTTCCCTGCTCGACGACGACTCCGTCCTTAATAAACACGATCCTGTCGACGTTCGTGATGGTGGAAAGTCTGTGGCTGACTATAATCGTCGTTCTTCCCTTCGCCGCCGCGTCGAGGGCCCTTTGCACGGTCGCCTCGCTATGAACGTCCAACGCAGACGTCGCCTCGTCCAGCAGAAGTATCGCCGGATTCCTCGCTAGCGCGCGTGCGATGGCGATTCTCTGCTTCTGTCCACCCGACATCTGAGAGCCTCTCTCGCCTACCGGGCTATCGTATCCCTATCGAATCCACAAAAAAACCCGACCGTTTCACTGTCCGGATCCTCCGCGCGCGAATTTACAttgcacacaaaaaatatcattctCGTGCTAAGGAAAGTAGTAActgttttcattaatttattttctttaagtaaCGCGTTTACAAAGAATGTCTTCTTGAtgaataaacttaaaatacattctcgttatttaatcaaaacgagtaatatttactttgaaCAAAATTTTCGTGTACACaatcaaaaaatatagttgcattaaatcaatatcacttatttcaaataattcataaGATATCCGTAAATTTATCGTAAGTCTGTCGCACAAGCGTCAAATTTACTCAACATACATTCTAAATCTTAGTAATTCAATTACtttaatcaagaatattaaatcagaataaaaaattgatttacttgttatttttGACTTTTCATCGatccaattttataatattcttcatGGAgtgtaaattcttttttcatatatataataatatctaagtttttctaaatattattctttttctctcaatattctctcttttttttttttaattcaaactcGCAAGAATTGCTCGCCCGTCACACGGATTTGCAATCGTGAGTAAGCGGCGGCGCCGCTGGTTATGATACGTCAGATCGCCAATCGCCCGAGGATAGTTTTCGAGCGATTTTCGGTTCGAATTAACGGTTATTTAATCAAGGGCGAAACAGCATGTCACACCTGCGGTGCATATGCAACACGcggtttaataaatttgcagGCTGCGCCACGTTCGCCGATCGGAGTTCTTCCCGCAGGCTGTCGAATTTGACAAAAAGCTAGGAGGGCTTTCGACCGACGGGTTTTCTGTCTCACGGAACGTCCATCAAATCCATTTACAATCTGTTCTAATAAAGGACCGAAATTTTATCGCGACGATGCAGGATGCAGCCGACTAATTGCAATCGCGATGAACTTACAACAACGAGCAGAAGCTCCCTTTTTTTCCAACGACGCGCGGAGGCCGCGCGATTAAATTGCGACGCGCACGAACGAGATATAATGGGGTAATGTGTTCGAATGTGTATGCGTGCAAACGCGGTGCCAACCGTCCAATGGGACCATCGCTAGTATCGAATTCACCTACCGATAATCCGCTAATAAACGCCTAATCGTTGACACAGGCGTAATCTCGGATAATGTTATTTGCTCCCGCGCGCAGTTTAACACGCGTGTTTTATCGCCTGTTTGCGCGCGTAACCGGCCGGACTGCCGGGCGCACCTGAGACTATTGTTAACACATCGCAACGCGCGCGATGACAACACGGTTATATCCGGTCAGGGAATTATCCGGGAGAATTATTCGGCGTCCCTTTAGCCCGTTTAATAATTTACCCTTTTTAATTACGCTCGCGCGAACTCTCTCATCGGAATTTCGCCGATCAGCTTCGAAATCGCGCGGCACCTCTCGCGACGATGAAGTTCTACAGACTGGGCAAAATCAAAATGTTGAATATCCTCGCGATTTCCGGTATTTCGAGCGTACTGTCATCGCGCGTTTAGCGATTACAGTTTGCTCTGTGCCGCGACACATCCAACATATTCCGGAGCAAACCGTGCCAAAGAGCTTCGGTAGCAGAGACAATGTCGAACGGGGGATACAATATCTTCGCGCTGGGTCTTTCAATCGGATGACAACGTCGACGTACATCCGCCGGGCTCTGTGACTCTTTCCCGAGATGAGACCCGCTGAATCAGTCGAACTCTCTCGCGCCGGGAGAAGCGCGCGACCGAAAAGGAAGCTATATAATTCCGGGCGGGCAAAGGGCGCGGCTGGAATACGAGAAAAGGGCGGCGTGGCGCTCACCTCCGGCAGTTTGCTGATGAAGTCGTGAGCGTTCGCTTCCTTCGCGGCTTTGATCATCTCCTCCTCGGTAATCCTGTCATTTCCGTAGCGAATGTTCTCGCGTATCGTTGTGTCAAAGAGCACCGGCTCCTGGCCGACCAGGCCGATGTGCGAGCGTAGCCAGTGAACGTTCAACGACGACACGTCGACCCCGTCCAGGAGGACCTGCACGGAGAAAATACAGTGGCTCTTGGAAATTgttccctcctcctcctctctctcgtaCGCACACATATACGTCGGGCTGACGTGCAAACATTTTCAAAGCAAAACGAGAATCGATAGTTGAGCGGGACGATAATGACGCGAAGAGAAAACTCCGTTTGAAAATAACGTTACTGTTATTCATATCGGTTCTTACTGGAATAGACTTTTTAAATaaccataatttaattttggttAGACGTATAGTAGTATAGTAATGATATTTTCAAATGTAGTTCCCTTTCCGCGTCATTACCGTGCACATTTACACATttacacaaatacaaaattaggCATCAAATTTACTTCGAAAAACCGTTTCttctttactttattatttttattttatacctttttatcagttttttatGATTCTACTTACATCTAATAGTTgctaattttaatgttttaatttatattcataatttttcttttaacgcttagcattaataataataacattacgAGATTGATAAAaagacataaaataaaaatatagcaaagAGAAACACTATTTTTCAGTTAAAGCGAGTTTTTAGggtctatttaatatttttacaatataccATTCATGCAAACTGCACGTCAATTATTTGTCGGTCTTAAAACACAATTCTAAAGCTGTACTAtcctaacaaaataaaaatgtaaaccaAAGCGCGAGACCAAAAGAATACGTAAACAACAtaatgttaaaagaaatagttaTTGTGCTTTTTTTCATACGCGAGCAGCACGAAAATGATCTATGGGAGAATGCATTACGTTACATGTGCAcggcattttaatattacacgcACTAACTAAAAGCAAAAACTTCTAGTTCATAACTTTATCGAACACACAAGCGTGATGGATAGAAAGCGGTAAAAGGCCGCAGGgtgtaaaacataaaatgtttattgcaCGCAGAATATGCTGCGTTATCAAACTACCACAGCTACTTTGGCGCCGTAAAAATCGCGGTCgcgttaataataacattgcaACGACACTCTTCACCGTGATCTCGATCGTGTGATATTCTAGCGATCATCCCCCACCCCCTCTCCCGCATGGAAGAAGATGCGAAGACCGTCCGCGAATTTTCCCCATGAAAACATAAACGCGATAAGTAAGTCGATATACCGTACGACGAGAAGATATTTGAAGAAGACGTTCGACGGAAAAATGGAATGGAAGATATAACGCGAGCGTGACCACcgcaaaacaattattttccgaATAACGCCAAAGTAAATTACCGCAGCGCCGCGTCATTTATTCAGCGTCACTGTAATTTCGCGAGGGATAAAAACGTCACTCGGACATTTATGGCGCTATATGCGCGGTTATTAACTTTGTTCCCCGCATAACAACGCCCGTCATATTGCGCcattgtctctctctctctttctctctctacgcttttaccattaaaaaattccataaGCCGGTTTATAATAGTCTTCCACgtaaacaaaagttaaaacGCGGGAATCCGAAATTTTCACGCCGTTAAATTAACGCGTTCTTTGTTCCGCATTGCATTGCGTTATGTTATTCAAAACAGAATAATTATGACACAGCAACGAGTACGTTTTTTCCTCTGGAACGGAGAAAGATTAAAGACTCGCGCGCCCACTCACCTGTCCGTCAAGGGGATCGTAGAGCCGCTGGACGAGCTGCAGGCAGGTGGATTTGCCGCATCCGGATTCGCCTACGAGCGCCACCGTTTCGCCGCGATTGATCTTCAGGTTCAGCGCGGTGAGCACCTGGACGTCCTTTCGCGCCGGGTAGCGGAACGCGACGTTCTTAAACTCGATCTCGCCCCTGACCGAGTCGAGCTTCCGACCGTCCCTGCTGAGGCTGTCGATCTCCGGCACGCGGTCGATCACGTTGAAAACCGCGGCCGCCGAGCCCCGCGCCATCGCGAACGCCTCGAGATGCGGCGAGGTCAGGCCCATGTTCTGCGCGCCGGACAGGACGCCGAAAAACACTATCACTAACACGGCCGGCGTGTACTCTCTCACCTCCTTCGGGCGATCGTCCAGGATTAATTGCACCCCGTACCTGCGGCACAAGGGAAAATCTGCTTTTTGCCGGAGCGCGACACGTCCACGAAAAGCTAACGCGTTTTCGCGTCGAACTAGGTAAAAAGGAACTGGGCTATTCCAGATATAAATGTCCAATTATCTATCTCTCTGCTTTTATGTTCGAAAGCAGTGGGAGTCTTTTTCATTTCAttcgtattattaaatatggtTAAGGTACTTCAAGAGGgaatttgattgaaataattatgtggAGAGACGACGATGTCCAAATAATGAGACATTCATTAGAGCTCATCTTATTACCAGAGAATTGGATTTTTAATTACGCTGATACCATCACCTACGCGCAGTCTTACCAGAACGCGAGGGCGTAGCTGAGGTATATAATGAGCCACATGACGCCACCGCCGATCCCGGACCACATGCCTCTCTTAATGCCGGTCTTTTCCGCGGGCCCGAGCTTCTCCGTGTACCGCTCCACCTCCTTCTGCTCGCCGTTAAAGGCGACCACGGTCCTGATGGCGGCGAGAACTTCCTCGGCGACGTTGCCGGCCTGGCCGTAGGCCGCCAGCTCCATGGCCGAGAGCGAACTCTGCACCTTGGCGACCACGGCCGTGGCGATCACTATGATCGGCGCGCAGCTCAGCATGACCAGGGTCAGCTTCCAGCCGTACACGAACGAGATAATAACGGAGGCGAAGAACGAGCTTATTAAATACGTGATGATGCTTAGCTTGTCCCCCATGCCGTCCTTCATCTTCTCCAGGTCCCTGTCAAAAGAGACGACGTCGTCATTTTATCATCCGTATATCCGTTAACGTAACAAATCCTCCGGTCCCCTGTTCGAGACCCCATTCCGGGcttaatatcatattttacataatagaAAGTGAATCCCAAGGTTTAGCTTTAAGCTTACGTTAAGCGAGCACGCGCCTCTCACGAAGCTCCGAAACAGAGGTCTGATCGAGATTGACGGTTTATCGGCGTCTGTCATTATCAGTGCTATCGCTATCTTATATTCCTTTTTATAGGACATCTGtcacgaaaattaaaaatctttatgtaACGTTAGCTATTGCCGGACGACGGAAAATACTGAAGACAGTCTATCGACTTTTATATAATCCACTAGATATTTCTCTATATTTTCTAGATAGCACAATACTGTTATCACGTTTATTGCACGTTTATTATACCTTCAGCCCGTAATTTGCGCACGACGGTATGTTAAAGCGCAACGGCTTATCTCTTATTTTCTTCCTGCCTTCATCGCGAATTATgcagaaaaaaaggaatggAATCATGGACCAAGGTAACGAGGTTGATTATTTCGaggtaaaaattaacatactCGCGATTCAAGGGAGCTAATAACTTAATACGAGTCGCTCATCCAATTACTATACGATGTAATGCGAGCGGAGGCAGAAACAGTGCGGGAACAGGCTTTTCGAGTTTCGAGCAAACGCCCACCTGTTGATGAACACACAGGTTCTCGCCTCCTGAACTTTGCTCCTCGCTTCTCCGCCGCGTTCTCCTCGTCCCCctcgcgtttacatcgacgGTCGCGAAAATCGAAGGTACAACGTCCTACCTTTGAAGACGCGTCGACGCGTGAAGGTACGGGATATCGTCCCGGTTGAAATTATTCCGCGACATAGAGAGAAATCGTATCATCCATGTTGTTAATCTTTATCGGATCATTGCCCGGCACCGAGATTGAACAAAAGTTGCGCGTAGTTTCCACatcttttgataaaaataaaattaatcaatgtGATTTGTCGTAAGGGgttaattgtattttgcaAGCGCAGATATTTCTTAGCGATTTACTGTTAGCTATGCTGCTTCAACGTCTGCCGGTGAATGCGTTACAATCGCCTATCACGGTGAATTCTGCGGTCGAGGTAATCCGTGTTATTTGCGAAACGACACGGTGTATTTACGACGTAAcgacaaagataaaaagaaagactCACTCGTTAATTC
This genomic window from Monomorium pharaonis isolate MP-MQ-018 chromosome 8, ASM1337386v2, whole genome shotgun sequence contains:
- the LOC105832868 gene encoding multidrug resistance protein homolog 49 isoform X1 yields the protein MTQRIYPLSTSPREGSPDIQMETLMANHSPRQGRIISRYTRQDKEKDKHEAEYMLRENGKAMEFVPQTKEEEEEDKSASDSKSLTPVPYYRLFRFATWFELTLIASGIVLGCFVGMCIPAAIIEYGEFSTMLLDRNRENDTTTPTIILPWFGGGKILGPNSTYEERMDALYDDAVAFGAACAALSAIMFVLCMLMVDLLNFAASRQISRIRKMFLKAVLRQDMSWYDTNTSTNFASRINEDLEKMKDGMGDKLSIITYLISSFFASVIISFVYGWKLTLVMLSCAPIIVIATAVVAKVQSSLSAMELAAYGQAGNVAEEVLAAIRTVVAFNGEQKEVERYTEKLGPAEKTGIKRGMWSGIGGGVMWLIIYLSYALAFWYGVQLILDDRPKEVREYTPAVLVIVFFGVLSGAQNMGLTSPHLEAFAMARGSAAAVFNVIDRVPEIDSLSRDGRKLDSVRGEIEFKNVAFRYPARKDVQVLTALNLKINRGETVALVGESGCGKSTCLQLVQRLYDPLDGQVLLDGVDVSSLNVHWLRSHIGLVGQEPVLFDTTIRENIRYGNDRITEEEMIKAAKEANAHDFISKLPEGYDSPVGERGSQMSGGQKQRIAIARALARNPAILLLDEATSALDVHSEATVQRALDAAAKGRTTIIVSHRLSTITNVDRIVFIKDGVVVEQGTHEELMALKKHYYGLHAAHAEAVAKDKVTKTKSTVSTPKTKMKINPPLNKQFSTLSAHSHRLSLARSESSDGEELDEQEKPYDAPMMRIFGLNRPEWPYNLIGCIAAATVGASFPAFAILFGDIYKILNIPDPDETMKEVITLSILFIVVGVLTGLGTFLQMHMFGLSGVRMTTRIRKMAFTAMLKQDMGWYDDDANSVGALCARLSSDAAAVQGATGTRVGSMLQAFSTLVIGIGISMYYTWKMTLVSVVSIPLVLVSVFFEARVMGGQGMQEKKKMESATRVAVEAITHIRTVASLNREEAFYQRYCKELDLVAQATKVKNRLRGLVYSCGQTVPMFGYAISLYYGGYLVAREGLSYEKVIKVSEALIFGSWMLGQALAFAPNFNTAKISAGRIFKLLDRVPEITSPPGSEGQDSDWKADGLIQFSKVDFHYPTRSEMPVLKGLNLIVKTGQMVALVGQSGCGKSTCIQLLQRLYDPISGNVTMDRRDIASVSLATLRSQLGVVGQEPVLFDRTIAENIAYGDNSRQPSMDEIIEAAKMSNIHTFVASLPLGYDTRLGSKGTQLSGGQKQRIAIARALLRNPRVLLLDEATSALDTQSEQVVQAALDKAMQGRTCITIAHRLATIRNADVICVLDRGSVAEMGTHDDLMEADGLYAHLHALQQSAMQ
- the LOC105832868 gene encoding multidrug resistance protein homolog 49 isoform X2, whose translation is MHNDAANLSIVDEPPRGVSGYPNGDAHGESLPPPGKNNLEMEFVPQTKEEEEEDKSASDSKSLTPVPYYRLFRFATWFELTLIASGIVLGCFVGMCIPAAIIEYGEFSTMLLDRNRENDTTTPTIILPWFGGGKILGPNSTYEERMDALYDDAVAFGAACAALSAIMFVLCMLMVDLLNFAASRQISRIRKMFLKAVLRQDMSWYDTNTSTNFASRINEDLEKMKDGMGDKLSIITYLISSFFASVIISFVYGWKLTLVMLSCAPIIVIATAVVAKVQSSLSAMELAAYGQAGNVAEEVLAAIRTVVAFNGEQKEVERYTEKLGPAEKTGIKRGMWSGIGGGVMWLIIYLSYALAFWYGVQLILDDRPKEVREYTPAVLVIVFFGVLSGAQNMGLTSPHLEAFAMARGSAAAVFNVIDRVPEIDSLSRDGRKLDSVRGEIEFKNVAFRYPARKDVQVLTALNLKINRGETVALVGESGCGKSTCLQLVQRLYDPLDGQVLLDGVDVSSLNVHWLRSHIGLVGQEPVLFDTTIRENIRYGNDRITEEEMIKAAKEANAHDFISKLPEGYDSPVGERGSQMSGGQKQRIAIARALARNPAILLLDEATSALDVHSEATVQRALDAAAKGRTTIIVSHRLSTITNVDRIVFIKDGVVVEQGTHEELMALKKHYYGLHAAHAEAVAKDKVTKTKSTVSTPKTKMKINPPLNKQFSTLSAHSHRLSLARSESSDGEELDEQEKPYDAPMMRIFGLNRPEWPYNLIGCIAAATVGASFPAFAILFGDIYKILNIPDPDETMKEVITLSILFIVVGVLTGLGTFLQMHMFGLSGVRMTTRIRKMAFTAMLKQDMGWYDDDANSVGALCARLSSDAAAVQGATGTRVGSMLQAFSTLVIGIGISMYYTWKMTLVSVVSIPLVLVSVFFEARVMGGQGMQEKKKMESATRVAVEAITHIRTVASLNREEAFYQRYCKELDLVAQATKVKNRLRGLVYSCGQTVPMFGYAISLYYGGYLVAREGLSYEKVIKVSEALIFGSWMLGQALAFAPNFNTAKISAGRIFKLLDRVPEITSPPGSEGQDSDWKADGLIQFSKVDFHYPTRSEMPVLKGLNLIVKTGQMVALVGQSGCGKSTCIQLLQRLYDPISGNVTMDRRDIASVSLATLRSQLGVVGQEPVLFDRTIAENIAYGDNSRQPSMDEIIEAAKMSNIHTFVASLPLGYDTRLGSKGTQLSGGQKQRIAIARALLRNPRVLLLDEATSALDTQSEQVVQAALDKAMQGRTCITIAHRLATIRNADVICVLDRGSVAEMGTHDDLMEADGLYAHLHALQQSAMQ